A single Tenacibaculum sp. 190524A02b DNA region contains:
- the mutY gene encoding A/G-specific adenine glycosylase produces the protein MIFYKELAIWYENNKRNLPWRETQNPYFIWLSEIMLQQTRVSQGLPYFLKFTEVFPTVFDLAKAKEEKVLKLWQGLGYYSRARNLHFAAKYVVDELNGIFPDNYKNLLDLKGVGDYTASAIASICFNEPVAVVDGNVYRVLSRFFGVSTPINTTKGIKEFKKLAQSLIDIDNPGDYNQAIMDFGALHCKPQNPLCSECSLANSCVAYQNKQVNVLPVKVKKIKIKKRFFNYLVLETFDGKTILEERIGKGIWQGLYQFPLLESEKRIEVEELIESKIFNELFTGELTVKLFNSKEIVHKLSHQHLHVHFWIIKSKSKIKVNVDWDKVREFPVPVLIENFLKAYLNNKS, from the coding sequence ATGATTTTTTATAAAGAATTAGCTATTTGGTACGAGAATAATAAGAGAAATTTACCATGGAGAGAGACTCAAAACCCATACTTTATATGGTTAAGTGAAATAATGTTACAACAAACTAGAGTTTCTCAGGGTTTACCTTATTTTTTGAAGTTTACTGAAGTATTTCCTACAGTTTTTGATTTAGCAAAAGCAAAAGAGGAAAAAGTATTGAAACTTTGGCAAGGTTTGGGGTATTATTCAAGAGCTAGGAATTTGCATTTTGCAGCTAAATATGTGGTTGATGAATTAAATGGTATATTTCCAGATAATTATAAAAACCTTTTAGACTTAAAAGGTGTTGGAGATTATACAGCTTCAGCTATCGCTTCTATATGTTTCAATGAACCTGTTGCAGTAGTAGATGGTAATGTTTATAGAGTTTTATCAAGATTTTTTGGAGTTTCAACTCCAATAAACACAACAAAAGGAATCAAGGAGTTTAAAAAGCTGGCTCAATCTTTAATAGATATCGATAATCCTGGTGATTATAATCAAGCTATTATGGATTTTGGAGCTTTACATTGTAAGCCTCAGAATCCTCTTTGTTCTGAATGTAGTTTAGCTAATAGCTGTGTTGCTTATCAAAATAAACAAGTTAATGTTTTGCCAGTAAAAGTGAAAAAAATTAAAATTAAAAAGCGTTTTTTTAATTATTTAGTTCTAGAAACTTTTGATGGTAAAACAATCTTAGAAGAAAGAATAGGAAAAGGTATTTGGCAAGGATTGTATCAATTTCCTTTGTTAGAGTCTGAAAAAAGGATTGAGGTTGAAGAATTAATAGAGTCTAAAATTTTTAATGAACTATTTACTGGAGAATTAACTGTTAAACTTTTTAATTCTAAAGAAATTGTACATAAACTTTCTCATCAACATTTACATGTTCATTTTTGGATAATTAAATCTAAAAGCAAAATAAAAGTAAATGTAGATTGGGATAAAGTAAGAGAGTTTCCTGTTCCTGTTTTAATAGAAAATTTTTTGAAAGCCTACTTAAATAATAAAAGCTAA
- a CDS encoding SusC/RagA family TonB-linked outer membrane protein, whose protein sequence is MFKITKTLTLFCLFVLHHVIAQQKVVTGVVSDSSGPLPGVTVLIKNTMKGTETDFDGVYNIKVDENDIIVFSYIGMQTVEKSVKGISTINVVLEEDSNVLNEVEVVATGYDNINKKAFTGSAATIKAEDLKIDGVVDVSRMLEGKVAGVNVQNISGTFGAAPRITIRGSSSIFGNNTPLYVIDGVVQEDIVEQNLDALTSGDASTLISSSIAGINSSDIKKIDLLKDASATSIYGARARNGVVVITTKSGKRSTPLKVKYSLEQTVRDIPSYSQYDILDSRETIGILEGLRSQGYLRFPDVGNARFSGVYGILEKRINTYLNNGTFGTPNVVEARNRFLRDYELANTNWFKTLFNQSISQNHSINFSGGGEKNAFYASVGFFNDPGWTVADNVNRLTANLKNTFFFSDKFKLSLASVASIREQRAPGTFRREANVVDGQFSRDFDINPFSYALNTSRALRPRDNNGNYEYYTNNWAPFNILEELENNFIDLNVSDIRFQADASYKLTDHITYEVNGAARYVNSSREHQIKEDSNVVRAYNSNETPVIANANIFLYNDPNNPDAIPVPVFPEGGLYIKNDNRLTSYYLRNSIKYDNTFNEKHSLNVLLGQDLRYINRDNNNFTGYGLQYNNGYTPFTDPRLLEKVITDGGNYFGVGQERERTVAFFGKATYGFDDKYIFSVTGRYDGSNRQGRSASSRWLPTGTVSAKWNASREKFLQNSNTISNLQFRGSYGLVATPGSATNALAIFRSQITDRLTPSERETYLDINDLENSELTWEKQYELNIGFDLGLFNNRVNITTDVYSRDIFDNIDFVRTSGIGGELFKQGNNADVETKGIEFGITTKNISTDNFSWTSNLNFSYYDQKITKLQNEPRVVDLVGVQGGNLEGYPINSLFSFDFQGLNNEGLPTFNLAEGEDPTTGVDFQDSENISDYLVFNGSVIPNISGGISNSFKYKNWDLNVLITGAGGNVIRLNPSLDNFYSGTNVFTKSSINRWVLEGDENVTNIPKIVDVRNNNSYTNSDLSRAYNAYNFSTARVAKGDFIRMKNIALGYNLDSEFLNKIGLSTFRIQVQGTNLFLLYSDDKLNGQDPEFYGTGGVALPITRQYTMSLNIGI, encoded by the coding sequence ATGTTTAAAATTACAAAAACACTTACACTGTTTTGTTTGTTTGTTTTACATCATGTAATTGCTCAGCAAAAAGTAGTTACAGGTGTTGTGTCAGACAGCTCGGGTCCTTTACCTGGAGTTACTGTACTTATTAAAAACACTATGAAAGGTACCGAAACCGATTTCGATGGAGTTTATAACATTAAAGTAGATGAAAACGATATTATTGTTTTCAGTTACATTGGAATGCAAACTGTTGAGAAAAGTGTTAAAGGTATCAGTACTATTAATGTAGTGCTAGAAGAAGACTCAAATGTCTTAAATGAAGTAGAGGTAGTTGCTACTGGTTATGACAATATCAACAAAAAAGCCTTTACTGGTTCTGCTGCTACAATTAAAGCTGAAGACCTTAAAATTGATGGAGTTGTTGATGTTTCAAGAATGTTAGAAGGTAAAGTTGCCGGAGTTAATGTTCAAAACATTTCTGGTACTTTTGGTGCTGCCCCAAGAATAACGATTCGTGGTTCATCTTCTATCTTTGGTAACAATACTCCTTTATATGTAATTGATGGAGTAGTTCAAGAAGACATTGTTGAACAAAATTTAGATGCATTAACTTCTGGTGACGCTTCTACCTTAATTAGCTCTTCAATTGCTGGTATTAACTCTAGTGATATTAAGAAAATTGACTTATTAAAAGATGCTTCTGCTACCTCTATATATGGGGCAAGAGCAAGAAATGGTGTTGTTGTTATCACTACTAAAAGTGGTAAAAGATCAACTCCTTTAAAGGTAAAATATTCATTAGAGCAAACTGTTAGAGATATCCCTAGCTATTCTCAATATGATATTTTAGACTCTAGAGAAACTATTGGTATTTTAGAAGGTTTAAGAAGTCAAGGTTATTTAAGATTCCCTGATGTTGGTAATGCTCGTTTTTCTGGGGTATATGGTATTTTAGAAAAAAGAATCAACACTTATTTAAACAATGGAACTTTTGGAACTCCTAACGTTGTGGAAGCGAGAAATAGATTCTTAAGAGACTATGAATTAGCTAACACTAACTGGTTCAAAACATTATTTAACCAATCAATTTCTCAAAATCATTCAATCAATTTTAGTGGTGGTGGTGAGAAAAATGCTTTTTATGCTTCAGTTGGTTTCTTTAATGACCCAGGATGGACAGTAGCTGATAATGTTAATAGATTAACAGCTAATCTGAAAAACACTTTTTTCTTTTCTGATAAATTCAAATTATCATTAGCTTCAGTTGCTTCTATCAGAGAACAAAGAGCTCCAGGTACTTTCCGTAGAGAAGCTAATGTAGTTGATGGTCAATTTTCAAGAGATTTTGACATTAACCCATTTAGTTATGCTTTGAATACTTCTAGGGCTTTAAGACCTAGAGACAATAATGGAAATTACGAGTACTATACTAATAACTGGGCTCCATTTAACATTTTAGAAGAGTTAGAAAATAACTTTATAGACTTAAACGTAAGTGATATCCGTTTTCAAGCAGATGCTTCATATAAATTAACTGATCATATAACTTATGAGGTTAATGGAGCTGCCAGATATGTAAATAGCTCTAGAGAACACCAAATTAAAGAAGATTCAAATGTAGTTAGAGCATATAACTCAAATGAAACTCCTGTAATTGCAAATGCTAACATTTTCTTGTATAATGATCCAAATAATCCTGACGCTATTCCAGTTCCAGTTTTTCCTGAAGGAGGATTATATATTAAAAATGACAATAGATTGACTTCTTATTACTTAAGAAATAGTATTAAGTATGATAATACTTTTAATGAGAAACATAGTTTAAATGTATTATTAGGTCAAGATTTAAGGTATATCAATAGAGATAATAATAACTTTACTGGTTATGGGTTACAATATAATAATGGTTATACTCCGTTTACAGACCCAAGATTATTAGAAAAGGTTATTACTGATGGTGGTAATTACTTTGGTGTTGGGCAAGAAAGAGAAAGAACTGTTGCTTTCTTTGGTAAGGCTACTTATGGATTTGATGACAAATATATTTTCTCTGTTACTGGAAGATATGATGGATCCAACAGACAAGGTAGAAGCGCTAGCTCTAGATGGTTACCAACTGGTACTGTAAGTGCTAAATGGAATGCTTCTAGAGAAAAATTCTTACAAAACTCTAATACTATTAGTAATCTTCAATTTAGAGGTTCATATGGTTTAGTAGCAACTCCTGGTTCAGCTACAAATGCTTTAGCTATTTTTAGAAGTCAAATTACAGATAGACTTACTCCTTCAGAAAGAGAAACCTATTTAGACATTAATGATCTTGAAAACTCAGAGCTTACTTGGGAAAAGCAATATGAATTGAATATTGGTTTTGATCTTGGTTTATTTAACAATCGTGTAAATATAACTACAGACGTATACTCTAGAGATATTTTTGACAACATTGATTTTGTAAGAACTTCAGGTATTGGTGGTGAATTATTTAAACAAGGGAATAATGCTGATGTAGAAACTAAAGGTATTGAGTTTGGAATTACTACCAAGAACATTTCTACAGATAATTTTTCTTGGACTTCTAATTTAAACTTCTCATACTATGATCAAAAGATAACAAAACTACAAAATGAACCAAGAGTTGTAGATCTTGTAGGTGTTCAAGGTGGTAATCTTGAAGGGTATCCTATTAACTCTCTTTTCTCTTTTGATTTCCAAGGCTTAAATAATGAAGGTCTTCCTACTTTCAATTTAGCAGAAGGAGAAGATCCAACTACAGGTGTTGATTTTCAAGATTCGGAAAACATTAGTGATTATTTAGTTTTTAATGGATCAGTTATTCCTAATATTTCTGGTGGTATTTCAAATTCATTTAAATATAAAAACTGGGACTTAAATGTATTAATAACTGGTGCTGGAGGTAATGTAATTAGATTAAATCCTTCATTAGATAATTTCTACTCAGGAACTAATGTTTTTACTAAAAGCTCAATAAACAGATGGGTATTAGAAGGTGATGAAAACGTGACTAATATTCCTAAGATAGTTGATGTTAGAAATAATAACAGCTACACAAACAGTGACCTTTCTAGAGCTTATAATGCCTATAATTTCTCTACTGCTAGAGTTGCTAAAGGTGACTTTATACGTATGAAGAATATTGCTTTAGGATACAACTTAGACAGTGAATTCTTAAATAAGATTGGATTAAGCACATTTAGAATTCAAGTACAAGGAACTAACTTGTTCTTATTATATTCTGATGATAAGTTAAATGGACAAGATCCAGAATTCTACGGAACTGGTGGTGTTGCATTGCCTATTACTAGACAATATACAATGTCATTAAATATTGGAATTTAA
- a CDS encoding RagB/SusD family nutrient uptake outer membrane protein yields MKILQYKYITAIVSLTLLFSFVGCSEYLSELPDNRTDIDSPEKISALVTGAYPQGNYMLMAELMSDNAFSKNTTNGVVNSRLHEDMFNWETSNDDNQDTPVFYWSNCYEAISQANQALKSIEDLKGQYNLNAQKGEALVARAYAHFMLVNFWGKHYDPSTASSDLGVPYVTEPETVLIKKYKRNTVQEVYDLVEKDLLEGIKLIVKRERNAKFHFSKESAHAFATRFYTFKGEWAKAIQHASLALTDPRNEIRNQIELRGLSYSQQTLRYNGSLERANMLINSVSSWWARNYASTNYGLISGSTILSSNNPLGKAWAYQTFGGNRFSNRPKYDEYFKITNQSAGTGFGFTAQVLFSKDEVLLNRAEAYAMLGDYTNSLKDLTDYLSQKTLGFNDGSDNVTENMIVNTFPVVADELTPPYPMDDKQTSFAKAILEFKQKEFYHEGMRWFDVRRFKIKIERDFIKGGVSTPITLEKDDNRKQLQIPQSAINFGLTPNPR; encoded by the coding sequence ATGAAAATATTACAATATAAATATATAACAGCAATCGTTTCTCTTACGTTATTATTTTCTTTCGTAGGATGTAGCGAGTATTTATCTGAATTACCAGATAATAGGACAGATATAGACTCTCCTGAAAAAATTAGTGCATTAGTTACTGGAGCTTACCCTCAAGGTAACTATATGTTAATGGCAGAATTAATGTCAGACAATGCTTTCTCAAAAAACACCACAAATGGGGTAGTTAACTCTAGACTGCATGAAGATATGTTCAACTGGGAAACTTCTAATGATGATAACCAAGATACTCCGGTTTTTTATTGGTCTAATTGTTACGAAGCTATTTCTCAAGCAAACCAAGCTTTAAAATCTATTGAAGATTTAAAAGGTCAATATAATTTAAATGCACAAAAAGGAGAAGCTCTTGTAGCAAGAGCTTATGCTCATTTTATGCTAGTGAACTTCTGGGGAAAACATTACGATCCAAGTACAGCTAGTAGTGATTTAGGTGTACCTTATGTTACAGAACCTGAAACTGTATTGATAAAAAAATACAAAAGAAACACGGTTCAAGAAGTATATGATTTAGTAGAAAAAGATTTACTTGAAGGAATAAAGTTAATCGTAAAAAGAGAAAGAAATGCTAAATTTCACTTCTCAAAAGAGTCTGCTCATGCATTTGCTACAAGGTTTTATACTTTCAAAGGAGAATGGGCTAAAGCTATACAACATGCTTCTCTGGCTTTAACAGATCCTAGAAATGAAATAAGAAACCAAATAGAATTAAGAGGTTTATCTTATTCTCAACAAACTTTAAGGTATAATGGTTCATTAGAAAGAGCTAATATGTTAATTAACTCTGTTAGTTCTTGGTGGGCAAGGAATTATGCAAGTACTAACTATGGATTGATTTCTGGTTCTACAATTTTATCTTCAAACAATCCTCTTGGTAAAGCTTGGGCTTACCAAACTTTTGGAGGAAATCGTTTCTCTAATAGACCTAAGTATGATGAATATTTTAAAATTACTAATCAAAGTGCAGGAACTGGTTTCGGGTTTACCGCTCAAGTTTTATTTAGTAAAGATGAAGTTTTGTTAAATAGAGCTGAAGCTTACGCAATGTTGGGTGATTATACTAACTCTTTAAAAGATTTAACAGATTACCTATCACAAAAAACTTTAGGTTTTAATGATGGTAGCGACAATGTCACTGAAAACATGATCGTTAACACATTCCCTGTAGTTGCTGATGAATTAACACCTCCATACCCTATGGATGATAAACAAACTTCTTTTGCTAAAGCTATTTTAGAATTTAAACAAAAAGAGTTCTACCATGAAGGTATGCGTTGGTTTGATGTTAGAAGGTTTAAAATAAAAATAGAACGTGACTTTATCAAAGGTGGAGTATCTACTCCTATAACCTTAGAAAAAGATGACAATCGTAAGCAATTGCAAATACCGCAATCTGCAATAAACTTTGGTTTAACTCCTAATCCTAGATAA
- a CDS encoding substrate import-associated zinc metallohydrolase lipoprotein produces MKKIYLLMAISGLLFSCNPTDEKLEGSNLDINTPNLNTTDQWLRDNYTTPYNIEVTYKWDEGRVDLNRYLHPPYLENVIPVMEIVKTIWLDTYSQVGGADFVKKIAPRELVLVGGKNLNEDGTRTLGFAEGGKNIVLFEADLIDLKSKASVIRFVETIQHEYTHILNQTVRFDEEAFKQITPADYTAQWFNPANETERVDIANSLGFISDYSRLNHTEDFAEMVTALLSNSATEYAALLSNIRTRIINKAVTEAVAALGSGATAAQIQIATDAATVTATPNADKAVSLIRQKEAIVADYFKREFQVDIYELQRVASENILKAIN; encoded by the coding sequence ATGAAAAAAATATATTTACTTATGGCAATATCTGGATTATTATTTTCTTGTAATCCAACTGATGAAAAGCTAGAGGGTAGTAATTTAGATATTAATACTCCAAATTTAAACACTACGGACCAATGGTTAAGGGATAATTACACAACTCCATATAACATTGAAGTTACATACAAATGGGATGAAGGTAGAGTTGATTTAAATAGATATTTACACCCTCCTTATTTAGAAAATGTAATTCCTGTTATGGAAATAGTAAAAACTATATGGTTAGATACTTATAGTCAAGTAGGTGGTGCAGATTTTGTTAAAAAGATTGCTCCTAGAGAACTTGTTTTAGTAGGTGGTAAAAATTTAAATGAGGATGGTACTAGAACACTTGGTTTTGCTGAAGGTGGAAAAAACATAGTACTTTTTGAAGCTGATTTAATTGACCTAAAAAGTAAAGCTAGTGTTATCCGATTTGTAGAGACTATTCAACATGAATATACACATATTCTAAATCAAACTGTACGTTTTGATGAAGAGGCTTTTAAACAAATTACACCTGCGGATTATACAGCTCAATGGTTTAACCCAGCAAATGAAACTGAAAGAGTTGATATTGCAAATAGCCTAGGTTTTATTTCTGATTATTCTAGATTAAACCACACGGAAGACTTTGCTGAAATGGTAACTGCTTTATTATCTAATTCAGCTACTGAATATGCAGCTCTTCTAAGTAATATCAGAACTCGAATCATTAACAAAGCCGTAACTGAAGCTGTTGCAGCATTAGGTTCAGGAGCAACAGCTGCACAAATTCAAATAGCTACTGATGCTGCTACAGTAACTGCAACTCCAAATGCTGATAAAGCTGTTAGTTTAATAAGACAAAAAGAAGCTATAGTTGCTGATTACTTTAAGAGAGAATTTCAAGTTGATATTTACGAGTTGCAAAGAGTTGCTTCTGAAAATATCTTAAAAGCTATTAATTAA
- a CDS encoding DUF4302 domain-containing protein — translation MKLFKSHIYLALFTVFSLFITSCQDNNDPELLFEDTPTARTKQAIQKLRTALKSSENGWKVTYFTDDELLGGYTFLFNFISDEEVKMHSDFGNPDPNKLSLYDITLGSTIKLSFTTKNVLHELADGDNYPDNDLVGRGYKGDFEFLLSSYDGDDIIFRVNRDASNYLRFKKATAADWTDIEKHKTIRESFPTNHMAYKIGDKVSNFSFNPLRWFASNTDNNGTAGFGVGFTSTGVVISPAIDVNGTKYSEFTLSDDKTQLVSLDGNFTIFFLKLPFNINQEWWSNAASTTKSSPAVNTAHATAKTANTATWGETLSNWARFGNLASGRKGFSLFSFTGPGRGFTAQYNVAFQGVFGEPTQIDIVRVSEGFNWRFYRHLNPLLDLYIDNAPYTTEPTPAASPTEVKLTSTKDPNVWFIMEL, via the coding sequence ATGAAATTATTTAAATCACATATATATCTTGCCTTGTTTACAGTTTTTTCACTGTTTATAACTAGTTGTCAAGACAATAATGATCCTGAATTATTATTTGAAGACACTCCAACGGCAAGAACTAAACAAGCTATTCAAAAATTAAGAACCGCATTAAAATCATCTGAAAACGGGTGGAAAGTTACTTACTTTACAGATGATGAACTTCTAGGTGGTTATACTTTCCTTTTTAACTTTATCAGTGATGAAGAAGTTAAAATGCATTCTGATTTTGGAAATCCTGATCCTAACAAGTTAAGTTTATATGACATCACTTTAGGATCTACCATAAAGCTTTCTTTTACTACAAAAAATGTATTACATGAATTAGCCGATGGAGATAATTATCCAGATAATGATTTAGTAGGTAGAGGTTATAAAGGTGACTTTGAGTTCTTACTTTCTTCGTATGATGGAGATGATATTATTTTTAGAGTTAATAGAGATGCTTCAAATTATTTAAGATTTAAGAAAGCAACTGCTGCTGATTGGACAGATATAGAGAAACACAAAACGATTAGAGAAAGTTTCCCTACTAACCATATGGCCTATAAAATTGGAGATAAAGTTAGTAATTTCTCTTTTAACCCTCTAAGATGGTTTGCTAGTAATACAGATAATAATGGTACTGCTGGATTTGGTGTAGGATTTACATCTACAGGAGTTGTAATTTCTCCTGCAATTGATGTTAATGGTACTAAGTATAGTGAGTTTACGTTAAGTGATGATAAGACACAATTAGTTTCTTTAGATGGAAACTTCACTATTTTCTTCTTAAAACTGCCTTTTAACATAAACCAAGAATGGTGGTCTAACGCCGCTTCAACAACTAAATCATCTCCAGCTGTTAATACAGCTCATGCTACAGCTAAGACGGCAAATACAGCTACTTGGGGAGAAACTTTATCAAATTGGGCTAGATTTGGGAATTTAGCTAGTGGTAGAAAAGGATTCTCTTTATTCTCTTTTACTGGACCAGGTAGAGGTTTTACTGCTCAGTATAATGTTGCTTTTCAAGGTGTTTTTGGAGAACCAACTCAAATAGATATTGTTAGAGTTTCTGAAGGTTTTAACTGGCGTTTTTATAGACATTTAAATCCTTTATTAGATTTATATATTGACAATGCCCCATATACTACTGAACCAACTCCTGCTGCAAGCCCAACAGAAGTGAAACTTACTAGTACAAAAGACCCTAATGTTTGGTTTATTATGGAATTATAA
- a CDS encoding HU family DNA-binding protein yields MTKADIVSKISDKSGIEKADVLATVEAFMEEVKEALENGDNVYLRGFGSFIIKKRAEKTGRNISKNTTIKIPAHNIPAFKPSKVFTEGVKAKVAVK; encoded by the coding sequence ATGACAAAAGCAGATATCGTATCTAAAATTTCAGATAAGAGTGGAATCGAAAAAGCAGATGTTTTAGCAACTGTTGAAGCATTCATGGAAGAGGTAAAAGAAGCATTAGAAAATGGAGATAATGTTTACTTAAGAGGTTTTGGTAGCTTTATCATCAAAAAAAGAGCTGAAAAAACTGGTAGAAACATTTCTAAGAATACTACCATTAAAATTCCAGCACACAACATTCCTGCTTTCAAGCCTTCAAAAGTATTTACAGAAGGAGTTAAAGCTAAAGTTGCTGTAAAATAA
- a CDS encoding ribonuclease E/G yields the protein MKTELIIRSNSSDIDFALLRDGKLIELNKETSDNKFSVGDIFLAKIGKVMTGLNAAFVNVGYPKDGFLHYHDLGPQVQSLNKFIKKVSTGKFKEFTLKNFRSEEDIDKDGGINDVLKSGQNLLVQIVKEPISTKGPRISSELSIAGRYLVLVPFSNRVSVSQKIADSKEKERLKKLAKSIKPKGFGLILRTVAEGKKVAELDKDLQNSLDRWKNMCKRIPNNNTPTKILSELNRASSILRDVLNDSFTSIVTNDEALKVEIKEYLQEIYPEKEKIVKLHRSQMPIFEKYGIERQIKTSFGKTVSMSKGAYLVIEHTEALHVIDVNSGNRSNKALSQEETALEVNLIAASEIARQLQLRDMGGIIVVDFIDMKSAENRQKLYQHLKEAMSLDRTKHKILPPSKFGLVQITRQRVRPELHIKTREPNPNKNGEVEAPIVLLDKIESELDRIINSDRQYKNITLNVHPFLAGYLTKGLVSIQVKWFLKYKKWIKILPRDAYMYLQYKFFYKKKNLKSK from the coding sequence ATGAAAACAGAATTAATTATTCGTTCAAATTCTTCTGATATTGATTTTGCCTTACTAAGAGATGGTAAACTTATTGAATTAAATAAAGAGACAAGCGATAATAAATTTTCAGTTGGAGACATTTTTCTTGCAAAAATAGGAAAAGTTATGACTGGTTTAAATGCCGCTTTTGTAAATGTTGGTTATCCTAAAGATGGTTTTCTACACTATCATGATTTAGGGCCGCAAGTACAATCTTTAAATAAATTCATTAAGAAAGTAAGCACAGGTAAATTCAAAGAATTCACTTTAAAAAACTTCCGTTCTGAAGAAGATATTGATAAAGACGGAGGTATTAATGATGTACTAAAATCAGGTCAAAATTTATTAGTACAGATTGTAAAAGAACCTATTTCTACCAAAGGGCCAAGAATTAGCTCTGAATTATCTATTGCTGGTAGATATTTAGTTTTAGTCCCTTTTTCTAATAGAGTATCAGTTTCGCAAAAGATAGCTGATAGTAAGGAAAAGGAACGTTTAAAGAAATTAGCAAAAAGTATAAAACCAAAAGGTTTTGGACTTATTTTACGTACTGTTGCTGAAGGTAAAAAAGTAGCAGAACTAGACAAAGATTTACAAAATTCACTTGATCGTTGGAAAAATATGTGTAAACGTATACCTAATAACAATACACCAACTAAAATTCTAAGTGAATTAAATAGAGCTTCCTCAATTTTAAGAGATGTTCTAAACGATTCTTTTACAAGTATAGTAACAAACGATGAAGCCTTAAAAGTAGAAATTAAGGAGTACCTTCAAGAAATTTACCCAGAGAAAGAAAAAATAGTGAAATTACACAGATCACAAATGCCTATTTTTGAAAAATATGGCATTGAGAGACAAATTAAAACATCGTTTGGTAAAACAGTTTCTATGAGCAAAGGTGCCTATCTAGTTATAGAGCATACTGAAGCTTTGCATGTTATTGATGTAAATAGTGGAAATCGTTCAAATAAGGCTTTAAGCCAAGAAGAAACTGCATTAGAAGTAAACTTAATTGCTGCCTCTGAAATTGCTCGTCAATTACAATTGAGAGATATGGGAGGGATTATAGTAGTTGATTTTATTGATATGAAAAGTGCTGAAAATAGACAAAAATTATATCAGCATTTAAAAGAAGCAATGTCTTTAGATAGAACAAAGCACAAAATACTTCCTCCAAGTAAATTTGGATTAGTGCAAATCACAAGACAACGCGTACGACCTGAATTACATATAAAAACAAGAGAACCTAACCCTAATAAAAATGGAGAAGTAGAAGCTCCTATTGTTTTATTAGATAAAATTGAATCAGAACTTGATCGTATAATTAATAGTGATAGGCAATACAAAAACATCACGTTAAATGTTCATCCTTTTCTTGCAGGTTACCTCACTAAAGGATTAGTTTCTATTCAAGTAAAATGGTTTTTAAAATATAAAAAGTGGATTAAGATTTTACCTAGAGATGCTTACATGTACTTACAATATAAATTCTTTTATAAAAAAAAGAACTTAAAAAGTAAGTAA